Proteins encoded in a region of the Marinococcus sp. PL1-022 genome:
- the msrA gene encoding peptide-methionine (S)-S-oxide reductase MsrA, with product MNKKRWLISIITVLLLAGGWYLYQAFTAAEYEEVVATEQTELQGDLEGMEQATFAGGCFWCMEPPFESRPGVVSVISGYTGGEEKNPTYDEVSSKETGHQEAVQITYDPEKISYEDLLQIYWRQIDPTDDEGQFVDKGEPYLSAIFYHDEAQRQAAEASLMEMENSGRFDGDIVTSIEEYDTFYEAEAYHQDYYKKNPGRYEYYRNNSGRDAYLNDVWGEDKKYEVSTDSPFTVEDKEAAVSELNSMQYEVTQEDGTEPAYDNAYHDNEQEGIYVDIVSGEPLFSTRDQFDSGTGWPSFTKPLELGNITYEEDTGILGTNVEVRSKHADSHLGHVFQDGPEPTGLRYCMNSAAMEFIPADELEGTEYEQYAKNFQ from the coding sequence ATGAATAAAAAACGGTGGCTTATTAGTATAATAACCGTTCTTCTTCTGGCTGGCGGCTGGTATTTGTACCAGGCGTTTACGGCCGCAGAATATGAAGAAGTGGTGGCGACGGAACAGACGGAACTACAGGGGGATCTGGAAGGCATGGAGCAGGCTACGTTTGCCGGGGGGTGCTTCTGGTGCATGGAGCCGCCATTTGAATCCCGTCCCGGCGTCGTCAGCGTGATATCCGGCTATACGGGCGGCGAGGAAAAAAACCCTACGTATGATGAAGTGTCAAGCAAAGAAACAGGCCATCAGGAAGCAGTTCAAATTACGTATGATCCGGAGAAGATCAGCTACGAAGACCTTCTGCAGATTTACTGGCGCCAGATTGACCCGACGGATGACGAAGGGCAGTTTGTGGATAAAGGAGAGCCGTATTTGTCGGCCATATTTTATCATGATGAGGCGCAGCGTCAGGCAGCGGAAGCTTCCTTAATGGAAATGGAGAACTCCGGCCGGTTTGATGGAGATATTGTGACATCCATTGAAGAATACGATACGTTTTACGAAGCAGAGGCCTATCATCAGGATTACTACAAGAAAAACCCGGGAAGGTATGAATATTACCGTAATAATTCCGGACGCGATGCCTATTTGAACGATGTATGGGGAGAGGATAAAAAGTATGAAGTCAGCACGGACTCCCCGTTTACCGTTGAAGATAAAGAAGCGGCCGTTTCGGAATTGAACAGCATGCAGTATGAAGTGACGCAGGAAGACGGCACGGAGCCTGCTTACGATAATGCTTATCATGATAATGAGCAGGAAGGAATATACGTTGATATTGTCTCCGGAGAGCCTTTATTCAGCACGCGTGATCAGTTTGACTCTGGTACAGGCTGGCCGAGCTTCACGAAGCCTCTGGAGCTGGGCAATATTACGTATGAAGAAGACACTGGCATTTTAGGAACGAACGTAGAAGTGCGAAGCAAGCACGCAGATTCCCATTTAGGCCATGTGTTTCAGGACGGCCCGGAGCCAACAGGGCTTAGGTACTGCATGAATTCAGCAGCCATGGAATTTATTCCGGCTGATGAATTGGAAGGTACCGAATACGAGCAGTACGCGAAAAATTTTCAATAG